The proteins below come from a single Ovis canadensis isolate MfBH-ARS-UI-01 breed Bighorn chromosome 23, ARS-UI_OviCan_v2, whole genome shotgun sequence genomic window:
- the CNDP2 gene encoding cytosolic non-specific dipeptidase, with protein sequence MSALTALFKYVDENQDRYVKKLAEWVAIQSVSAWPEKRDEIRRMMEVAAADIKQLGGSVELVDIGTQKLPDGSEIPLPPILLGKLGSDPQKKTVCIYGHLDVQPAALEDGWDSEPFTLVERDGKLYGRGATDDKGPVAGWINALEAFQKTKQEVPVNVRFCLEGMEESGSEGLDALIFAQKDAFFKDVDYVCISDNYWLGKNKPCITYGLRGICYFFIEVECSDKDLHSGVYGGSVHEAMTDLIMLMGCLMDKKGKILIPGISEAVAPVTEEELELYDKIDFDLEEYARDVGAGTLLHGCKKDILMHRWRYPSLSLHGIEGAFSGSGAKTVIPRKVVGKFSIRLVPNMTPEVVSEQVTSYLTKKFAELHSPNKFKVYMGHGGKPWVSDFNHPHYLAGRRALKTVFGVEPDLTREGGSIPVTLTFQEATGKNVMLLPVGSADDGAHSQNEKLNRRNYIEGTKMLAAYLYEVSQLKD encoded by the exons ATGTCGGCCCTCACCGCCCTGTTTAAGTACGTGGATGAAAATCAGGATCGGTATGTTAAG AAGCTCGCGGAATGGGTGGCCATCCAGAGCGTGTCAGCATGGCCTGAGAAGAGAGACGAGATCCGCAGGATGATGGAGGTGGCTGCCGCCGACATCAAACAGCTGGGCGGCTCTGTGGAGCTGGTGGACATCGGGACCCAGAAG ctccctgATGGCTCCGAGATCCCACTTCCGCCCATTTTACTTGGCAAGCTGGGCTCTGACCCGCAGAAGAAGACGGTGTGCATCTACGGCCACCTGGACGTGCAGCCGGCAGCCCTGGAGGACGGCTGGGACAGCGAGCCCTTCACCCTGGTGGAGCGAGACG GCAAACTGTACGGGAGGGGAGCCACCGATGACAAGGGGCCGGTGGCCGGCTGGATCAACGCCTTGGAAGCCTTCCAGAAAACCAAGCAG GAAGTCCCCGTCAACGTCCGCTTCTGCCTGGAGGGCATGGAGGAGTCGGGCTCCGAGGGCCTGGACGCGCTGATCTTCGCCCAGAAGGACGCGTTCTTCAAGGACGTGGACTACGTGTGCATCTCCGACAACTACTGGCTGGGCAAGAACAAGCCCTGCATCACCTACGGGCTGCGGGGCATCTGCTACTTCTTCATCGAG GTGGAATGCAGCGACAAGGACCTGCACTCGGGCGTGTACGGCGGCTCGGTGCATGAGGCCATGACTGACCTCATCATGCTGATGG GCTGCCTGATGGACAAGAAGGGGAAGATCCTCATCCCAGGCATCAGTGAGGCTGTGGCCCCCGTGActgaggaggagctggagctCTACGACAAGATCGACTTTGACCTGGAGGAGTACGCCAGGGACGTGGGCGCCGGGACCCTCCTGCACGGCTGCAAG AAGGACATCCTGATGCACAGATGGCGCTACCCGTCCCTGTCTCTTCACGGCATCGAAGGTGCCTTCTCCGGGTCCGGGGCCAAGACCGTGATTCCACGCAAGGTGGTCGGCAAGTTCTCCATCCGACTCGTCCCGAACATGACTCCAGAAGTGGTCAGCGAGCAG GTTACAAGCTACTTGACCAAGAAGTTTGCTGAGCTTCACAGTCCCAACAAGTTCAAGGTGTACATGGGCCACGGCGGGAAGCCCTGGGTGTCCGACTTCAACCACCCTCACTACCTGGCTGGGAGGAGGGCCCTGAAGACAG TGTTTGGCGTCGAGCCAGACTTGACCAGGGAAGGCGGCAGCATCCCGGTGACACTGACGTTCCAAGAGGCCACGGGCAAGAACGTCATGCTGCTGCCCGTGGGCTCGGCGGACGATGGCGCGCACTCCCAGAACGAGAAGCTCAACCG GCGCAACTACATCGAGGGGACCAAGATGCTGGCCGCGTACCTGTACGAAGTCTCCCAGCTGAAGGACTGA